A part of Crassostrea angulata isolate pt1a10 chromosome 5, ASM2561291v2, whole genome shotgun sequence genomic DNA contains:
- the LOC128182907 gene encoding hepatic lectin-like isoform X2 — translation MSVLPLLTLLSVLSVCLCDCGVGWAELNGECIYFSHDKHTWSDARTKCHNMNRSYLVTIDNQPKADYINKFLSTLHHFRQVGYWLGGNDYIVEGQWRWSETGTGLGDFTQWGPGYPDGNRTHDCMLQVFNGETSMWIDSNCAHPHYYICEHQAPTVSTVIG, via the exons ATGTCGGTCCTTCCTCTGCTTACCTTATTATCAG tactgtccgtctgtctgtgcgaCTGTGGAGTCGGGTGGGCGGAGTTAAACGGAGAGTGTATCTACTTCAGCCACGACAAACACACCTGGTCCGACGCAAGA ACAAAATGTCACAACATGAACAGAAGTTACCTGGTGACCATCGACAACCAGCCGAAGGCGGACTACATCAACAAGTTTCTGAGCACCCTCCACC ACTTTCGGCAAGTTGGTTACTGGCTGGGAGGAAATGATTATATCGTTGAGGGCCAATGGCGCTGGAGTGAGACCGGAACTGGATTAGGGGATTTCACTCAGTGGGGACCCGGATATCCGGACGGTAACAGGACGCACGACTGCATGCTCCAGGTCTTCAACGGAGAAACATCAATGTGGATCGACTCCAACTGTGCTCATCCACACTACTATATTTGTGAACACCA AGCGCCGACCGTCAGTACTGTGATCGGCTGA
- the LOC128182907 gene encoding perlucin-like isoform X1 — protein sequence MYDCRDYVDCYNIVCLSVVVLSVCLCDCGVGWAELNGECIYFSHDKHTWSDARTKCHNMNRSYLVTIDNQPKADYINKFLSTLHHFRQVGYWLGGNDYIVEGQWRWSETGTGLGDFTQWGPGYPDGNRTHDCMLQVFNGETSMWIDSNCAHPHYYICEHQAPTVSTVIG from the exons ATGTATGACTGTCGTGACTATGTTGACTGCTATAacattgtctgtctgtctgttgtagtactgtccgtctgtctgtgcgaCTGTGGAGTCGGGTGGGCGGAGTTAAACGGAGAGTGTATCTACTTCAGCCACGACAAACACACCTGGTCCGACGCAAGA ACAAAATGTCACAACATGAACAGAAGTTACCTGGTGACCATCGACAACCAGCCGAAGGCGGACTACATCAACAAGTTTCTGAGCACCCTCCACC ACTTTCGGCAAGTTGGTTACTGGCTGGGAGGAAATGATTATATCGTTGAGGGCCAATGGCGCTGGAGTGAGACCGGAACTGGATTAGGGGATTTCACTCAGTGGGGACCCGGATATCCGGACGGTAACAGGACGCACGACTGCATGCTCCAGGTCTTCAACGGAGAAACATCAATGTGGATCGACTCCAACTGTGCTCATCCACACTACTATATTTGTGAACACCA AGCGCCGACCGTCAGTACTGTGATCGGCTGA
- the LOC128182906 gene encoding perlucin-like protein: MAAVPTSLLAILVVLVTVESKCPLDWVEYDNNCIQFNKDQHTWMDAGGHCRNMGAHLITVDSEAKDNFIKQFLNVFASEHLNIWWIGGSDFAKEGVWQWLAGGSVSTYNGWGPGQPDGNNTANCMTYRFFNHTIIGWADDVCSPHTHHGHHTHMPGYICEKPMDSFSTPLGK; this comes from the exons ATGGCGGCCGTCCCAACATCTCTCCTCGCTATCCTGG TGGTTCTAGTGACAGTTGAATCTAAGTGTCCTCTGGACTGGGTGGAATATGACAACAACTGTATCCAGTTCAACAAGGACCAACACACGTGGATGGACGCCGGG GGTCACTGTCGAAACATGGGCGCGCACCTGATCACGGTAGACTCCGAGGCCAAGGACAACTTTATCAAACAGTTTCTTAACGTTTTTGCAA GTGAACATCTGAATATCTGGTGGATCGGGGGTTCAGATTTTGCTAAGGAGGGGGTCTGGCAGTGGTTGGCGGGGGGATCCGTCAGCACCTACAACGGATGGGGCCCTGGTCAGCCAGACGGTAACAACACAGCCAACTGTATGACGTACCGGTTCTTCAACCACACCATCATTGGGTGGGCGGATGACGTCTGCTCCCCCCACACTCACCACGGACACCATACTCACATGCCAGGATACATCTGCGAAAAACC AATGGACTCTTTTTCAACTCCACTGGGAAAGTAA
- the LOC128182905 gene encoding perlucin-like protein → MSELTMAGVVSVFTILSWVLAVGVYSACPRGWLAVSDDCLMFAKGRLSWIDAAKSCKHNNESVLVTIDSYDKMAQINTIAKVLASPTIGMIGFWTGGNDFGIEGVWRWEETNEQISGFTNWAPGSPDGKSAENCMTVGFAPNSTDTFWKDAPCSGHHNYICQFSLNTGGSQVIGRK, encoded by the exons TTTTGGCTGTGGGGGTGTATTCCGCCTGTCCCCGGGGCTGGCTGGCCGTCTCGGACGACTGTCTGATGTTTGCGAAAGGTCGCCTTTCCTGGATTGATGCTGCA AAAAGCTGCAAGCACAACAACGAGTCCGTCCTGGTGACGATCGATAGCTACGACAAGATGGCGCAGATCAACACCATAGCCAAGGTCCTGGCCAGTCCAA CTATCGGCATGATCGGGTTTTGGACTGGGGGTAACGACTTCGGGATTGAGGGGGTGTGGCGATGGGAGGAGACTAATGAACAGATCAGCGGCTTCACCAACTGGGCCCCCGGAAGTCCCGACGGGAAGTCGGCGGAGAACTGCATGACGGTAGGATTCGCCCCTAACAGCACGGATACGTTCTGGAAGGATGCGCCGTGTAGTGGCCACCATAACTACATCTGTCAATTTAG ccTGAACACCGGCGGATCACAGGTGATCGGGAGGAAATGA